The genomic window GACGAGCTGACCTGTTCCCGCGGCGAGGGCTTTACCGCCGTCGTCGAGGAGTCCGAGGCCCTCGGTGAGCTGGTCGGCGCCGTCGGCGATCTGGTTGACGCCACTGACGAACTGTGCGGACGGGTCGTTGAGTTCGAACGACAACTGGCGGGCGCCGTCCTTGAGGGTGGCGAGCTGGTTGAGGGTCTCGGGGCCGAGTCCTTCCGCGTCGAGACGGTCGGCGAGTCCGGTGAGACGTGCGACCGCCCCCTGCGACACCGGGTCCGGGGAGATCGCGAGGGTGCCGGCGACCTGGCGGAGCGACGCGGTCACGTCGGCCTGCATGCCACCGAAGCTCTCGAGCCGGTCGACGACCTGGTCGACGCCGCCGCTGACCTGACCGGCACCGTCACCGAGAAGTCCGACACCACCGCTGAGCGCGGTCAGCCCGTCGGACAGTTGCTGGGCGCCGTCGCGGGCCTGACCGATGCCGGCGGAGAGCTGGTTGGCGCCGTCGTCGAGCTGGCGGCCGCCGTCGACGAGCTGGTCGACGCCGCCGCCGAGGAGTGACAGCGGCAGGCTGGCCTGTGACAGGTTGCTGCGGGCCTTCGCGAGCGCGGCCGCGTCGTCGTCCCCGGCGGACTGCTCGGTGGCCTGCTGGTCGGCGGCGGGCGCGGCATCGTCCTTGCCGAGGACGAGCCACAGGACGACGCCGGTCACCGCGACGGCGGCGACGACGAACAGGGCGAGGATCTGCCGAGCGGACGGTCGGCGGCGGGGGATGTCGTGTGCGCTCATAGGTCCGCGAAGGGTAGCAACGCGGATTAAGCACTCTCTGAGACGGAGCGCGGGAGGGAGATGCAGGTCACACCGGGCGGTCGGCGGCGACCTCCGCGAGCGCGGCCGCGTCCTCCGCACCGAACGTGTCCTCGAGGGTTTCCGGCGAGTAGTCGAGGTCGATTTCCTCGACGGGCCGACCCCGCGCGGATTCGATGGCGCCGAGTCGGCGCTGCGCTCGATCGGCGGCGTAGTCGAGGTAGTCCTGCGGTTCGATACCGAACGGTGGTTCCTCGAACTGGTCGTTGACCCACTGGATCATGTTCAGGGCGTGCGGCAGCAACTCGCCCATCCGCTGGGTGACAACGTCCCACAGGCTGTCGTCGGCGGCGACGTGCCGGCGGCACGTGAACGTGCCCCACGCCATGTGACGGCGTTCGTCGTCGCCGATACGGCGGACGAGCTCCTGCATGCCGGGCAGGATTCCCCGTTCGGTGCACACCCGCTGCCACGCGTAGTAGCCGGTGAGGGCGAGGCTGCCCTCGATGACGTGGTTGTAGGTGACCGACGCGCGAATCTGGTTGGCGGGACTCGGATCCGATTCCAGGATGCGCAGCGACCGCGGCAGCTCCTCGTAGAAGAGGGTGCGGTAGTGCGGGTTCTCCGCGACGAACGGGTGCAGGTCGCCGTCGAGGCCGACCGTGTCCATCCACCGGCGGAACACCTGGACGTGCTTGGCCTCCTCGAAACAGAACTGCGTCAGGTACATCTCGTCACCGAAGCGGCCCTCGGTGGCCATCGCCTTCATGAACGGCTGGATGTCCTCGGTGACGGCTTCTTCACCGGCGATGAACTGCGCGCACAGGTAGGTGGAGCTGCGCCGTTCCTCGTCGCCCAGGCCCTGCCAGTCGATGGCGTCCTGCGTGAAGTCGATGTCCACCGGATTCCAGAACTTCGCGTTGCCCTTCACGAACAGGCGTAGCGGGAAGGCGTCCCAGTTGAGGCCACCCGCACGCAGCGAACTGAAACCTTCACGGTCGACCGAGGTCGCGGTCATTCGAAGCCACCCACTTTCACGTCGGTACCCACACCTGTCTTCCACGGTAGTGCGTGAACGGCCTCGACGGGAGCACTTCTTGCACATCGATGTGCATGCCGTGGGTTCCGCCGATGCCATATGTTCCGGTGACCAATCAGACGAGGGGGTTTGTTCGGATGGAGATCGGTTTCCTGCGCCACGACGGCGACGGGTTCGTGCCGCTCGAGTTGGGTATCAGCAAGTGGTCACCGGACATGATCAACGGGCCGGCGATCACCGGCGTCCTGGCGCGGGCGATCGAGAACGCGCACGGCGCCGAGGATTTCGTTCCTGCCCGATTGACGGTCGACCTGTTCCGGCCGGCCCGCGCACGACGGTTGCACGTGGCGACTCGCAGTGTGCGGGAGGGTAACCGGATCCGGTTGGCGGACGCCGAGGTGGTGCAGGACGGGGAGACCGTGGCCCGGGCATCGGTGGTGTTCCTGCGCCGCGGCGTCCGACCGCCCGGGCAGACGTGGACGCGCCCGGACGTCCCGCAGCCGCCGCCCCTGTCGCTGTTGCAGCCGTTGCAGGGGCCGTCGCATCCGTGGATCGGCAGCGACGGACACCCCGACGGATGGTCGCCGTCCCTCGTCGACCATCAGGGGTCGACCCGGAAACGGTTGTGGCAGTATCAGGTTCCCGTCGTCGCCGGGGAGGAACCGTCGCCGTTCGTGCGGGCCGCGACGGTCGGCGAGACCACGAGTCTCATGACCAACTGGGGCAGCGCCGGTGTCGGCTACATCAACGCCGATCTCACCCTCGCCCTGTCCCGGCTCCCGGACGGACCGGAGATCGGGCTCGAAGCCGACAACCACATCAGCGTCGACGGTGTCGCCGTCGGCTCCACCACCATGTTCGACCGGAGCGGTCCGATCGGTACGTGCATCGTCACGGCACTGTCGAACGCCGAGCGGCAGGTGGGGTTCTCGAACTGATCGCGGCACGCCGGTACCGCTGCGCCACGAGGTCGGCGATCGCGTCGTGCGCACCGAGCGGGGCAGCGATCCCGTCGGCCCCGGCGTCGGCGAGTCGGGTGTGGAAGTGGCCGGGCGCCAACAGGTACGACGCGACGAACACCCGCTCCTCCCCCGCGGCCCGCAGCGTCTGCACGGCATCGGCGACGGTCGGTGACCCGGTCGCGATGTAGCCGACCGGGACATCGCGGCGCACCCGCGCCGCCAGCATCGCGGCGGCCCGTCGCACATCGTGTCGGGCTCGTGGATCCGACGATCCCGCCGCTGCCAGTACTACGGAATCTCCGGGGTACCATCCGGATTCGCGTAGCCGGTACTCGAGGATCCGGGCGAGGGCCGGGTCCGGACCGAGCGCGCGGGTGACCGTCACCCGCCGGTGCCCGGACGCCGCCACCTCGCGCGGCACATCGGTGTGTACGTGGTAGCCGGACGCCAGGAATGCCGGCACCAGCACCGCGGGCCCGGTGAGATCCGACAGCACTTCGGCGGGCGACGGACCCAGCACGTCGACGAACGCGGTCCGTACCGCGCCCACCCGGGCGGCGACCGCGTCCGCGAGGGCCGCCACGGTGTCGACGCCGGCCCGGCTGCGGGTGCCGTGCGCGACGAGCACCGGAGCCGGGGACACCGCCGGCCCGGTCATCGGGCACCGACCGCGAGCAGCCGGTCGTAGTCGTCGGGGGCGATCGCCAGCCGGTACCCGCGTTTGACGACGGTCTGCACGGCGGCGGGGGCTCCGAGTGCGCTGCGCAGCCGGGCGATCGCGGTCTCCACGGCGTGCGGGTCGTCGCTGCCGCCGGGCAGTGCCGCCAGCAGGTCCGCACGGGTCACCACCATGCCCGGCTGTTCGACGAGCCGGTTCAGCAGTGCCATGGTGGCGGGCGAGAGCGATTTCACGGCGCCGTCGACGACGACGCAGGTGCCGCGCACGCTCAGCTCGTGTTCCCCGGCCCGGATCGGCACCGCCCGCCGCGGCAACTCGTCCGCGATGTGCCGGGCCAACGCCCCCAGCCGGGACCGAGCGGGCATCGTGGTCGGTACGCCGAGGGCCGTCAACGGTGCAGCCGTCACCGCCCCCACGCACACGGCCGCGGCCCGCCCACCGAATCCGGCCAGCAGGTCGTCGAGCACACCGGTCTCGTCGGCGCGCTCCAGCATCGACGCCACCGCTGGTGCACTCGTGAACGCGACCGCGTCCAACCCTCCCGATCGGACGCCCGCGATCACCTGGTCGAGCGCGGCGGGGTCGTCGGGTCGTGTCCACCGGTACACCGGGACCGGCACGACGTCGGCGCCGGCGGCCCGCAGGACCGCGACCACGTCCGGGGTCGGTTCCCACCGCGTCGTCTCTCCGTGTAGTTGCACCGCGATACGCAGTCCCGAAACGCCTTCGGCGAGGAGACGGTCGAGCATTTCCGGTGACGACTCCGACTGCGGAGCCCAGTCCTCCCGCAGATCCGCGGCCCGCACCGCCCCCTTCGCCTTGGGGCCGCGGGCGACGATCCGGCTCGCGCCGAGCACCCCGAGCAACTGCTCGGCGCGTCCCCGTCCTTCCGCCGCACCGATCCAGCCACGGAATCCGACGGCGGTCATCGCGACCGTGATGTCGGGCGGGTTCGCGATCACCTCGTCGGTGGCGCGGGCCAGGCCGGTGTCGTCGGCGAGCGGAACGATACGGATCGCCGGTGCGTGCAGCACGGTGGCGCCGCGCCGTTCGAGCAGCGTCGCGAACTCCTCCGCCCGCCGCGCCGCCGTCACCGCGACGGTGAACCCCAGCAGTTCCGATCCCGTCACCCGCGGCCCCCGCGCCCCGTGCCGGCGAACGTGCGACTGTGCACCTGCACCACACCGGCCCACACCCGGACGTCGTACACCGGCAGGCGCACCGATTCGTCGTCGAGGCAACGTCCGTCGACGAGCGAGAACACCTGCTTGAGCAGTGGTGACGCGACGGTCGGTTCGCCGCCACGGTCCCCGACCAGGCCGCGGGAGATCACCGCGGCCCGCGCGAACGGGTCGATGTTGCCGACGGCCCGCAACGATCCGTCGTCGAGCCGGAACAACGCCACCTGCTCGCCGCCCCGCAGCAGCACCGCCACACCGCATCCGGGGACGAGGCTGCTCAGCGGGCATGCGGACGTCCAGGCACTCCGGCCCTCCGGGGCGTCGTCGGTCGTCACGGTCGTGATCTCGAGAATGGTCATCACGGTCCTCCCTGTGGCTGCAGCACGTCGCCGACTGCAGGACTCCATTTCTACGAAACGGGTGTTACTCCCGCGTTAAGGGCCGATTCCCGCGCGGTAAGGAGTCGTCACGAGGCCGGCACGGTGGGC from Prescottella sp. R16 includes these protein-coding regions:
- a CDS encoding acyl-CoA thioesterase domain-containing protein, whose amino-acid sequence is MEIGFLRHDGDGFVPLELGISKWSPDMINGPAITGVLARAIENAHGAEDFVPARLTVDLFRPARARRLHVATRSVREGNRIRLADAEVVQDGETVARASVVFLRRGVRPPGQTWTRPDVPQPPPLSLLQPLQGPSHPWIGSDGHPDGWSPSLVDHQGSTRKRLWQYQVPVVAGEEPSPFVRAATVGETTSLMTNWGSAGVGYINADLTLALSRLPDGPEIGLEADNHISVDGVAVGSTTMFDRSGPIGTCIVTALSNAERQVGFSN
- a CDS encoding sirohydrochlorin chelatase; translated protein: MTGPAVSPAPVLVAHGTRSRAGVDTVAALADAVAARVGAVRTAFVDVLGPSPAEVLSDLTGPAVLVPAFLASGYHVHTDVPREVAASGHRRVTVTRALGPDPALARILEYRLRESGWYPGDSVVLAAAGSSDPRARHDVRRAAAMLAARVRRDVPVGYIATGSPTVADAVQTLRAAGEERVFVASYLLAPGHFHTRLADAGADGIAAPLGAHDAIADLVAQRYRRAAISSRTPPAARRSTVP
- the nirD gene encoding nitrite reductase small subunit NirD — protein: MTILEITTVTTDDAPEGRSAWTSACPLSSLVPGCGVAVLLRGGEQVALFRLDDGSLRAVGNIDPFARAAVISRGLVGDRGGEPTVASPLLKQVFSLVDGRCLDDESVRLPVYDVRVWAGVVQVHSRTFAGTGRGGRG
- a CDS encoding uroporphyrinogen-III synthase; its protein translation is MTGSELLGFTVAVTAARRAEEFATLLERRGATVLHAPAIRIVPLADDTGLARATDEVIANPPDITVAMTAVGFRGWIGAAEGRGRAEQLLGVLGASRIVARGPKAKGAVRAADLREDWAPQSESSPEMLDRLLAEGVSGLRIAVQLHGETTRWEPTPDVVAVLRAAGADVVPVPVYRWTRPDDPAALDQVIAGVRSGGLDAVAFTSAPAVASMLERADETGVLDDLLAGFGGRAAAVCVGAVTAAPLTALGVPTTMPARSRLGALARHIADELPRRAVPIRAGEHELSVRGTCVVVDGAVKSLSPATMALLNRLVEQPGMVVTRADLLAALPGGSDDPHAVETAIARLRSALGAPAAVQTVVKRGYRLAIAPDDYDRLLAVGAR
- a CDS encoding R2-like ligand-binding oxidase gives rise to the protein MTATSVDREGFSSLRAGGLNWDAFPLRLFVKGNAKFWNPVDIDFTQDAIDWQGLGDEERRSSTYLCAQFIAGEEAVTEDIQPFMKAMATEGRFGDEMYLTQFCFEEAKHVQVFRRWMDTVGLDGDLHPFVAENPHYRTLFYEELPRSLRILESDPSPANQIRASVTYNHVIEGSLALTGYYAWQRVCTERGILPGMQELVRRIGDDERRHMAWGTFTCRRHVAADDSLWDVVTQRMGELLPHALNMIQWVNDQFEEPPFGIEPQDYLDYAADRAQRRLGAIESARGRPVEEIDLDYSPETLEDTFGAEDAAALAEVAADRPV